One window of Sinorhizobium fredii NGR234 genomic DNA carries:
- a CDS encoding aldo/keto reductase produces the protein MEYRLLGRSGLKISTITMGTMTIGGGGKFAQVGTVGVEEARRYVDLCLDAGVNLIDTADIYSTGTCEEILGEVLGGKRKNGVLIATKARFSMGPGPNDGGLSRQHLISACEASLKRLKTDVIDLYQVHEWDGQTPLEETMEALDTLVRQGKVRYIGCSNYSGWHIMKALGISALEHRQRFVSQQIHYTLEAREAEYELVPISIDQGLGILVWSPLAGGLLSGKHRRAQTPEGTRQFAGWNEPPIRDEERLWKIVDMLVAIAAERNVSPAQVALAWLIGRKAVTSVIIGGRTEAQFRDNLAAANLKLSDEERELLDAVSLPPVIYPYWHQLWTAKDRLGAADLSLLGPHVSAG, from the coding sequence ATGGAATATCGTCTGCTCGGCCGCTCCGGCCTGAAAATCTCCACCATCACCATGGGGACGATGACGATCGGCGGCGGCGGCAAGTTTGCCCAGGTCGGCACTGTCGGTGTCGAGGAGGCGCGCCGCTATGTCGACCTTTGCCTCGATGCCGGCGTCAACCTCATCGACACGGCCGATATCTATTCGACCGGCACCTGCGAGGAGATCCTTGGCGAGGTCCTCGGCGGCAAGCGCAAGAACGGCGTCCTCATCGCCACCAAGGCGCGCTTCTCCATGGGGCCCGGCCCGAATGACGGCGGGCTCTCGCGCCAGCACCTGATCAGTGCCTGCGAGGCGAGCCTCAAGCGGCTGAAAACCGACGTGATCGACCTCTACCAGGTGCACGAATGGGACGGCCAGACGCCGCTCGAGGAAACGATGGAAGCGCTCGACACGCTCGTCCGCCAGGGCAAGGTGCGCTACATCGGCTGCTCCAACTATTCCGGCTGGCACATCATGAAGGCGCTCGGCATCAGCGCGCTCGAGCATCGCCAGCGTTTCGTCAGCCAGCAGATCCACTATACGCTGGAGGCCCGCGAGGCCGAATACGAGCTGGTTCCGATCTCGATCGACCAGGGCCTCGGCATCCTCGTTTGGAGCCCACTTGCCGGCGGCCTGCTTTCCGGCAAGCACCGCCGCGCCCAGACGCCGGAGGGTACGCGCCAGTTCGCCGGCTGGAACGAACCGCCGATCCGCGACGAGGAGCGTCTCTGGAAGATCGTCGACATGCTGGTGGCGATCGCCGCCGAGCGCAACGTCTCGCCCGCGCAGGTGGCGCTCGCCTGGCTGATCGGCCGCAAGGCGGTCACCTCCGTCATCATCGGCGGCCGCACCGAGGCGCAGTTCCGCGACAATCTCGCCGCGGCAAATCTGAAGCTTTCCGACGAGGAACGCGAACTGCTCGACGCCGTCAGCCTGCCGCCGGTCATCTATCCCTATTGGCACCAGCTCTGGACCGCCAAGGACCGGCTCGGCGCGGCAGATCTGTCGCTGCTCGGGCCGCATGTTTCAGCAGGATGA
- a CDS encoding nuclear transport factor 2 family protein, producing the protein MTDRNELERAVKMIYGARNENDLDGIMGWFDPSCRFRIVGSTWLGAMTEPVNGTDSIRSSIQALIDTWDLSGVSIVSLHVDGDTVCVHRAGPVRFIPLNISKDMELMDKFTFKDGRVIDFAEFVDTLEVAETVGLLSR; encoded by the coding sequence ATGACGGATCGGAACGAACTGGAACGTGCCGTAAAGATGATTTACGGCGCCCGAAATGAAAACGACCTCGACGGTATCATGGGGTGGTTCGACCCGAGCTGCCGCTTTCGCATCGTTGGGAGCACATGGCTGGGGGCGATGACCGAGCCGGTGAACGGCACGGACTCCATTCGAAGCTCCATCCAGGCGCTGATCGACACCTGGGACCTCTCCGGCGTCAGCATCGTCAGCCTGCACGTCGATGGCGACACCGTGTGCGTGCATCGCGCCGGCCCGGTGCGCTTCATTCCGTTGAACATTTCGAAGGACATGGAACTCATGGACAAGTTCACCTTCAAGGATGGCCGGGTGATCGATTTCGCCGAGTTCGTGGACACGCTGGAAGTGGCTGAAACCGTCGGCCTGCTGAGCCGCTGA
- a CDS encoding acyltransferase family protein, translating into MSTAATSGNFRPDIEGLRALAVSGVIAFHFGMTSLPGGFVGVDIFFVISGFLITRHLQQEVARSGTVDLWRFYARRARRLLPASLFVILVTLLFGYFILAPSEQQFYSKGSLFASAYMINLWLIRWTVDYFAADASNNPFIHFWSLSVEEQFYLVWPALLLICARLRPGKGGPFLLLALVAAISFALCWYMTAVSQPWAFYFSPLRAWEFAFGGLASMALPQQWARRFCFSPALGWLGLVLIASAYLTVTEEIPFPGLIALVPVLGTVMVLLSGAHQGAAGPKCVLALRPFQEIGKLSYSLYLWHWPVIVYAGIVEPELSVVDRLLCLAVTLLLSLFSYHFIENPIRHNGWLAARTGRSLGLAALLTGAGTTLAYGSASLAGYSFDGEQRQIQQSAERKSAAREFDSACVLEREAIQPKACAFGAAKPEKTVVLLGDSHADHWSTPLKKIAENNGWRLVTYLKSSCPAADVPTWNGVLMRNYSECDAWKRRAFAEIAALKPDVVILSQYSSSYVRNGINFVSTHQMDVRDWAKGIKRSVETLERAGSEVVLLRDVPVHKSYLDKCVARALWQKRSPSDCDTPRSEAVEETIPAAERKAALETHASYVDVVDLFCNRTTCPAVIDGKLTFRDRHHIATPYAESLAPSLERAIFGDRRVGAFQDRTKSNDDPVKLQ; encoded by the coding sequence ATGAGTACAGCCGCGACTTCAGGAAATTTTCGTCCGGATATCGAAGGACTCCGCGCCCTGGCCGTATCTGGGGTTATCGCTTTCCACTTCGGAATGACCAGCCTGCCGGGCGGATTTGTCGGCGTCGATATCTTCTTCGTCATTTCGGGCTTTCTGATCACCAGGCATCTGCAGCAGGAGGTTGCAAGAAGCGGCACGGTGGATCTCTGGCGCTTTTACGCGCGGCGCGCCCGCCGGCTGCTTCCGGCCTCGCTTTTCGTCATCCTGGTGACGCTGCTTTTCGGCTATTTCATTCTCGCGCCGTCCGAGCAGCAGTTCTACTCCAAGGGGTCGTTGTTCGCCTCGGCCTATATGATCAATCTCTGGCTGATCCGCTGGACCGTCGACTATTTCGCCGCCGACGCGTCGAACAATCCCTTCATTCATTTCTGGTCGCTCTCGGTCGAAGAGCAATTCTATCTCGTCTGGCCGGCGCTGCTTCTCATCTGCGCGCGGCTCCGCCCGGGAAAAGGCGGTCCTTTCCTTCTCCTGGCCTTGGTGGCCGCCATCTCGTTTGCGCTGTGCTGGTACATGACGGCCGTGTCCCAGCCCTGGGCCTTCTATTTTTCGCCGCTGCGAGCCTGGGAATTTGCCTTCGGCGGTCTCGCTTCGATGGCCCTGCCGCAACAATGGGCGCGGCGCTTTTGCTTTTCGCCGGCGCTTGGCTGGCTCGGGCTGGTGCTCATCGCATCGGCCTATCTGACCGTGACGGAGGAGATCCCCTTTCCGGGCTTGATCGCGCTTGTCCCCGTTCTTGGTACGGTGATGGTGCTCCTGAGCGGCGCGCATCAGGGAGCGGCAGGCCCCAAGTGCGTCCTGGCGCTCCGGCCGTTCCAGGAGATCGGCAAGCTCTCCTATTCCCTCTATCTGTGGCACTGGCCGGTCATCGTCTATGCGGGCATTGTCGAACCGGAACTCTCGGTCGTCGATCGGCTTCTGTGCCTGGCGGTTACGCTGCTCCTGTCACTCTTCAGCTATCACTTCATCGAAAATCCGATCCGCCACAACGGCTGGCTGGCGGCCAGGACGGGACGGTCGCTGGGGCTTGCCGCACTGCTCACCGGAGCCGGTACGACGCTTGCCTATGGCAGTGCCTCCCTCGCGGGCTACAGCTTCGATGGCGAGCAGCGGCAGATCCAGCAGAGCGCCGAGCGCAAATCGGCGGCGCGGGAGTTCGATTCGGCCTGCGTGCTCGAAAGGGAGGCGATACAGCCGAAGGCTTGCGCATTCGGCGCCGCCAAACCTGAGAAGACCGTGGTTCTCCTCGGCGATTCCCATGCCGACCATTGGTCGACGCCGCTCAAGAAGATCGCCGAAAACAATGGCTGGCGGCTCGTCACCTATCTGAAGTCGTCCTGTCCGGCGGCAGATGTGCCGACGTGGAACGGCGTACTGATGCGGAACTACAGCGAATGCGACGCGTGGAAGCGCCGGGCGTTTGCAGAGATCGCGGCGCTGAAGCCGGATGTCGTGATCCTGTCGCAATACTCGTCGAGCTATGTGCGGAACGGCATCAATTTCGTATCCACCCACCAGATGGACGTGCGGGACTGGGCGAAAGGCATCAAGCGCTCGGTCGAGACACTGGAGCGCGCCGGCAGCGAGGTCGTGCTGCTGCGCGACGTGCCGGTGCACAAATCCTATCTCGACAAATGCGTGGCGCGCGCGCTTTGGCAGAAGCGGAGCCCGAGCGATTGCGACACGCCGCGCAGCGAAGCGGTCGAAGAAACCATCCCCGCCGCGGAAAGAAAGGCCGCTCTAGAGACGCATGCGTCCTATGTGGATGTGGTCGACCTGTTCTGCAATCGCACAACCTGCCCCGCCGTGATCGACGGCAAGCTTACCTTCCGCGACCGTCACCATATCGCCACCCCCTACGCGGAATCGCTGGCGCCGTCCCTCGAGCGGGCGATCTTCGGGGACAGGCGTGTCGGGGCATTTCAGGATCGAACGAAATCAAATGACGATCCCGTCAAGTTGCAATGA
- a CDS encoding PLP-dependent aminotransferase family protein translates to MLNWESIFATRSSRMKASEIRELLKLLDRPDIISFAGGIPDPELFPQAEFSQAYAEIFGGPAVSAALQYSVSEGYRPLREWLAKQMAALGIPATVDNIFITSGSQQGLDYLGKLFLSPRDTALVTWPTYLGALQAFNAYEPNYDRLNPGGNRTPEAYVQTAAEAGGRVKFAYLSADFANPTGETVDRAGRERVLDLAEELGIPVIEDAAYQSLRYDGEAIPPILALEIARKGDINSARTIYCGSFSKTLAPGLRVGWVCAAEPVIRKLVLLKQAADLHSSTINQMAICTVAGRGFDEQVAKIHAVYKHRRDAMLAALDRYMPAGVTWTKPEGGMFVWVTLPKGTDGAELLAKSIQSAKVAFVPGRAFFADGSGENTLRLSFSCANDKMIEEGIRRLGDLIRGEVAQAA, encoded by the coding sequence ATGCTCAATTGGGAAAGCATTTTTGCCACGCGCTCGAGCCGGATGAAGGCTTCGGAAATTCGCGAACTGTTGAAGCTGCTCGACCGTCCGGACATCATCTCCTTCGCCGGCGGCATTCCCGATCCAGAGCTCTTTCCGCAAGCCGAGTTCAGCCAAGCCTATGCGGAGATCTTCGGCGGGCCGGCGGTCAGCGCCGCGCTGCAATATTCCGTCAGCGAAGGGTACCGGCCCTTGCGTGAATGGCTTGCCAAGCAGATGGCGGCGCTCGGCATTCCCGCGACGGTCGACAACATCTTCATCACCTCCGGCTCGCAGCAGGGGCTCGATTATCTCGGCAAGCTGTTCCTCTCGCCCAGGGACACGGCGCTCGTCACCTGGCCGACTTATCTTGGCGCGCTGCAGGCTTTCAATGCCTATGAGCCGAACTACGACCGACTGAATCCCGGCGGTAACCGTACTCCGGAAGCCTACGTCCAGACGGCCGCCGAGGCGGGCGGCCGGGTCAAGTTCGCCTATCTCTCGGCCGATTTCGCCAATCCGACCGGCGAGACGGTGGACCGCGCGGGTCGCGAGCGGGTGCTCGACCTCGCCGAGGAACTCGGCATCCCGGTCATCGAGGATGCCGCCTACCAGTCGCTGCGCTACGACGGCGAGGCGATCCCGCCGATCCTGGCGCTGGAGATCGCCCGAAAGGGCGACATCAACAGCGCCCGGACGATCTACTGCGGTAGTTTCTCCAAGACGCTGGCGCCGGGGCTTCGCGTCGGCTGGGTCTGCGCGGCCGAGCCGGTGATCCGCAAGCTGGTGCTGCTGAAGCAGGCCGCCGACCTCCATTCCTCGACCATCAACCAGATGGCGATCTGCACTGTCGCCGGGCGCGGCTTCGACGAACAGGTGGCGAAGATTCACGCGGTCTACAAGCATCGCCGCGACGCCATGCTCGCGGCGCTCGACAGATACATGCCGGCCGGCGTCACCTGGACGAAGCCGGAAGGCGGCATGTTCGTCTGGGTTACCCTGCCGAAGGGCACGGACGGCGCCGAGCTGCTGGCCAAATCGATCCAGTCCGCCAAGGTCGCCTTCGTTCCCGGTCGAGCGTTCTTCGCCGACGGCTCGGGCGAGAACACGCTGCGCCTGAGTTTCTCCTGCGCCAACGACAAGATGATCGAGGAAGGCATCCGCCGGCTCGGCGATCTGATTCGCGGCGAGGTGGCGCAAGCCGCCTAG
- a CDS encoding ABC transporter substrate-binding protein: MKRCSVANRLALAPAALAIFAFAAAASAEPIADLTAAAKKEGQLNVIALPRDWCGYGGIIDGFEAKYGITVNEARPEAASEDQIEAIKAGIWAGTERPDVIDIGISFAPQAKRDGLLQPYKVSTWDTIPDAVKDADGHWYGDYYGVLVFEINADLVKSLPQDWADLARPEYRGSIALAGNLSSNQALLGVYAAGLSVTDRNVEEAARQGLEFFAELNRSGNFLPVIGNTDSLVEGRTPILIRWEYLALADRDQFGGKTRIEIVRPRTGVVAGVYAQAISAFAPHPNAARLWMEHLYSDATQIAWLRDHCEPIRLQDLASRGVVPVDWQKKLPLERDGAASDPAFPSIEEQERAREVIIKGWDAIVGVAIECVPPEPDLGPMSFNTIGTCQTPIPQ, encoded by the coding sequence ATGAAACGATGCTCAGTAGCGAACCGTCTGGCATTGGCGCCTGCGGCACTCGCCATTTTCGCCTTTGCTGCCGCAGCTTCTGCCGAGCCGATAGCCGACCTGACTGCCGCGGCCAAGAAGGAGGGGCAGCTCAACGTCATTGCTTTGCCCCGCGACTGGTGCGGATATGGCGGCATCATCGACGGCTTCGAGGCGAAATACGGGATAACGGTCAACGAGGCTCGACCGGAGGCCGCGTCCGAAGACCAGATCGAGGCAATCAAGGCGGGAATCTGGGCCGGCACTGAAAGGCCGGATGTCATCGATATAGGCATTTCCTTCGCGCCTCAGGCGAAACGAGACGGATTGCTGCAGCCCTACAAGGTCTCGACCTGGGACACCATCCCGGATGCCGTCAAGGATGCGGACGGCCATTGGTATGGCGACTACTACGGCGTGCTCGTCTTCGAGATCAATGCGGACCTGGTCAAGAGCTTGCCCCAGGATTGGGCCGATCTTGCCCGGCCCGAATACAGAGGTTCGATCGCCCTTGCCGGCAACCTGTCATCAAATCAGGCCCTTCTGGGTGTGTACGCGGCGGGGCTGTCCGTCACGGACCGAAACGTCGAAGAAGCGGCACGACAGGGCCTGGAATTCTTCGCCGAACTCAACAGGAGCGGCAATTTCTTACCGGTCATCGGCAACACCGACTCGCTTGTCGAAGGGCGCACGCCCATCCTCATCCGCTGGGAGTATCTTGCGCTCGCCGACCGTGACCAGTTCGGGGGCAAGACCAGGATCGAGATCGTCAGGCCCAGGACAGGCGTCGTCGCGGGTGTTTATGCTCAGGCGATCAGCGCCTTTGCTCCACATCCGAACGCGGCGCGGCTGTGGATGGAGCACCTTTACTCCGACGCGACGCAAATCGCCTGGCTGAGGGACCATTGCGAGCCGATCCGACTTCAGGATCTCGCGAGCAGAGGAGTGGTGCCTGTCGACTGGCAGAAGAAACTGCCGCTTGAGCGCGATGGGGCGGCTTCCGATCCGGCCTTTCCGAGCATCGAGGAACAGGAAAGGGCGCGAGAGGTTATCATCAAAGGCTGGGACGCCATCGTCGGCGTCGCGATAGAGTGCGTGCCGCCTGAGCCCGACCTCGGTCCGATGTCCTTCAATACCATCGGCACCTGCCAGACGCCGATACCGCAGTAG
- a CDS encoding adenylate/guanylate cyclase domain-containing protein produces MAETRRKLTTIFSADVQDYSRLMGADEEGTLATLRHYRDAMARLIQSRDGRVVNTWGDGLIAEFPSVVEAVRAAVDIQNELAGLNAGRPSAARMYFRIGINLGDVIAEGGDIYGDGVNIAARLQASAPAGGVVISNTVYDQVRNKVAVGFDFLGQLEVKNIEGGVPSYAVRIGAAEDRTSQTGSPAFGREAQPVPAAAGEPDRRSARIYRVLGMIAAALVVINLLSWQGELWAVWPLFGMGLAAAFLWIRTTQLDRGFATLALAGLAVVTINLLTWSEEFWARWPLLGLAIAAGIRWAMRARGSARR; encoded by the coding sequence ATGGCGGAAACGCGTCGCAAGCTGACGACCATCTTCAGCGCCGACGTTCAGGACTATTCGCGCCTGATGGGGGCCGATGAGGAAGGAACGCTGGCCACCCTCAGGCATTACCGCGACGCTATGGCTCGTCTCATCCAGTCGCGCGATGGGCGGGTGGTCAACACCTGGGGTGACGGGCTGATCGCCGAGTTCCCGAGCGTCGTGGAAGCGGTGAGGGCAGCCGTCGACATCCAGAATGAACTGGCCGGCCTGAACGCCGGACGGCCGAGCGCGGCTCGGATGTACTTCCGCATCGGCATCAACCTCGGCGACGTGATTGCCGAGGGCGGTGACATTTACGGCGACGGCGTCAACATCGCCGCGCGCCTGCAAGCCTCCGCGCCCGCCGGCGGCGTCGTCATTTCCAACACGGTCTATGACCAGGTGCGCAACAAGGTGGCGGTCGGCTTCGACTTTCTCGGCCAGCTCGAGGTCAAGAACATCGAGGGCGGCGTTCCGAGCTATGCGGTTCGGATCGGTGCCGCGGAGGATCGAACATCACAGACGGGCAGCCCGGCCTTCGGACGAGAGGCGCAGCCCGTGCCGGCTGCGGCCGGCGAACCCGACCGACGGAGTGCACGGATCTATCGCGTGCTCGGCATGATCGCGGCCGCTTTGGTCGTCATAAACCTTCTTTCGTGGCAAGGCGAGCTCTGGGCAGTCTGGCCGCTCTTCGGGATGGGGCTGGCCGCAGCATTCCTGTGGATCAGGACCACGCAACTGGATCGTGGATTTGCCACGCTCGCACTCGCGGGGCTCGCCGTTGTCACGATCAATCTTCTCACCTGGAGCGAAGAATTCTGGGCGCGCTGGCCACTGCTCGGCCTGGCGATCGCCGCGGGTATCCGATGGGCCATGCGTGCACGAGGCAGCGCCAGGCGTTGA
- a CDS encoding class I SAM-dependent methyltransferase, translating into MTTIDNGNDRFYRDNAAAYAGRARRTPASRLDKFLARLNPGASVLELGCGGGQDSAYMIARGFDVTPSDGSPEMAAEAARLLARPVEVIRFEELCWRARFDGIWAEACLLHVPRNALPDVLARIVLALKAGGMLQASFKAGDIEGHDAFGRYYNYPSRDWLRQQFEATGWIGVEIEEIDGSGYDGKPTRWLHVAATKPDN; encoded by the coding sequence ATGACGACAATCGATAACGGCAACGATCGCTTCTACCGCGACAACGCCGCCGCCTATGCAGGCCGCGCTCGCCGGACGCCTGCATCACGGCTGGACAAGTTCCTCGCAAGGTTGAACCCCGGCGCCTCCGTGCTGGAGCTTGGCTGCGGCGGTGGCCAGGACAGCGCCTATATGATTGCCCGCGGCTTTGATGTTACTCCGTCGGACGGATCGCCGGAAATGGCCGCCGAAGCCGCACGCCTGCTCGCGCGGCCGGTTGAGGTGATCCGCTTCGAGGAACTCTGCTGGCGCGCGCGCTTCGACGGCATTTGGGCGGAGGCCTGCCTGCTGCATGTGCCGCGCAACGCTCTTCCCGATGTGCTCGCCCGCATCGTCCTCGCCTTGAAAGCCGGCGGCATGCTGCAGGCAAGTTTCAAAGCCGGCGACATCGAAGGCCACGACGCTTTCGGCCGCTACTACAACTACCCCTCGCGCGACTGGCTGCGGCAGCAGTTCGAGGCGACGGGTTGGATCGGCGTCGAAATCGAAGAGATCGATGGCAGCGGTTATGATGGCAAACCGACCCGCTGGCTGCATGTGGCGGCCACGAAGCCCGACAATTGA
- a CDS encoding aldo/keto reductase, whose translation MHHRTLGRTGLRISEIGYGAWGIGNSGWQGASDEESARALNRAIDLGLNFIDTGLGYGDGHSERLIGKLLRERSETIHVSTKIPPKNRIWPARAGTPVEDGFPADHVIACTETSLRNLGVDTIDVQQFHVWSDEWVGRGDWLEAVERLKRDGKIRFFGVSINDYEPHNALTGC comes from the coding sequence ATGCACCACAGAACTCTTGGCCGCACCGGCCTGCGTATCTCCGAAATCGGCTACGGCGCCTGGGGCATCGGCAACAGCGGCTGGCAAGGCGCAAGCGACGAGGAATCCGCCAGAGCCTTGAACCGGGCGATCGATCTCGGACTGAACTTCATCGACACCGGGCTCGGCTACGGCGACGGCCATAGCGAAAGACTGATCGGCAAATTGCTGCGTGAGCGCTCGGAGACGATCCACGTCTCGACCAAGATACCGCCGAAGAACCGGATATGGCCGGCCCGTGCGGGCACGCCGGTCGAGGACGGTTTCCCCGCCGATCACGTCATCGCCTGCACCGAAACGAGCCTGCGCAATCTCGGCGTCGACACCATCGACGTCCAGCAGTTCCACGTCTGGTCGGACGAATGGGTGGGGCGCGGCGACTGGCTGGAGGCCGTCGAGCGGCTGAAACGCGATGGCAAGATCCGCTTCTTCGGCGTCTCGATCAACGACTACGAGCCCCACAATGCCCTAACAGGCTGCTGA
- a CDS encoding IS5-like element ISRsp5 family transposase: MRGGDDRTGSLFSYVDLEARVPASHPLRVMRALVNASLVALDGSFAALYAKRGRPSIAPERMLRAVLLQMLYSIRSERQLMERLEFDLLFRWFVGLGIDDAVWDASTFSKNRDRLLTTKIAQGFLSALLSQPAVKKLLSAEHFSVDGTMLKAFASMKSFRAKDGPKGDNDQPPADGRNGERDFRKEKRSNETHASTTDPDARLYRKGNGQESRLAYLGHALMENRNGLAVAGMVTHATGTAEREAATELSADLAEGATLCGDKGYDAEAFVEGLKDRKIVPHVAINGTVSKTGKVRKTAVPPQVAQSPGYAISLRCRKRIEEIFGWIKTTAGFTQLKVRGLDKVKAAFTFALAAYNIVRLPKLLGSTGEVCLEGGK, encoded by the coding sequence ATGCGCGGTGGGGACGACCGAACGGGATCACTGTTTTCCTATGTCGACCTTGAGGCACGGGTTCCGGCCAGTCACCCGCTTCGGGTGATGCGCGCGCTGGTGAACGCTTCGCTTGTGGCGCTGGATGGGTCGTTCGCGGCGCTCTATGCGAAGAGGGGTCGCCCATCGATTGCTCCGGAACGGATGCTGCGGGCAGTGCTGTTGCAGATGCTCTATTCGATCCGCTCCGAGCGTCAGTTGATGGAACGGCTGGAGTTCGACCTGTTGTTCCGCTGGTTCGTGGGCCTTGGGATCGACGATGCGGTGTGGGATGCCTCGACGTTTTCGAAGAACCGGGACCGGCTGCTGACGACTAAGATCGCGCAGGGCTTCCTGTCGGCGCTGCTTTCGCAGCCGGCGGTGAAGAAGCTCCTGAGCGCCGAGCATTTCTCGGTCGACGGCACGATGTTGAAGGCGTTCGCCTCGATGAAGAGCTTCCGGGCCAAGGATGGCCCAAAGGGCGACAATGACCAGCCACCGGCAGACGGCCGGAACGGCGAGCGCGACTTCCGCAAGGAGAAGCGCTCGAACGAGACGCATGCCTCGACGACCGACCCGGACGCGCGGCTTTACCGCAAGGGCAATGGTCAGGAGAGCCGGCTGGCCTATCTGGGGCACGCGCTGATGGAGAACCGCAACGGCCTGGCGGTCGCCGGCATGGTGACGCATGCGACCGGCACCGCCGAGCGGGAAGCGGCCACCGAACTGAGTGCGGACCTTGCCGAAGGCGCGACGCTTTGCGGCGACAAGGGCTACGACGCGGAAGCGTTCGTCGAGGGGCTGAAGGACCGCAAAATCGTGCCGCATGTGGCGATCAACGGCACGGTGAGCAAGACCGGCAAGGTGCGCAAGACGGCAGTGCCGCCGCAGGTCGCGCAAAGTCCCGGCTATGCGATCAGCCTGCGCTGCCGCAAGCGGATCGAGGAAATCTTCGGCTGGATCAAGACGACGGCCGGCTTCACCCAACTCAAGGTCCGCGGACTGGACAAGGTGAAGGCGGCCTTCACCTTCGCCCTTGCCGCCTACAACATCGTTCGTCTTCCGAAATTGCTCGGCTCGACGGGAGAAGTGTGCCTTGAGGGAGGCAAATAG
- a CDS encoding aldo/keto reductase, translating to MVDSVQVIYNVFEQAPEEQLFPACEVYKVGVIVRVALDEGGLTGQIRADTMFPEGDFRQNYFRGDRKRQVEEHTRKIVEDLAIAPDALAETALRFVLSHPAVSTVIPGMRSVRNVERNCAIGDGRGLPQEQREKLRAHRWPRNFYRD from the coding sequence GTGGTCGACAGCGTCCAGGTGATTTACAACGTCTTCGAGCAGGCGCCCGAAGAACAGCTGTTCCCGGCCTGCGAAGTGTACAAGGTCGGCGTGATCGTCCGCGTCGCGCTCGACGAAGGCGGCCTGACCGGCCAGATTCGCGCCGACACGATGTTCCCGGAAGGCGACTTCCGGCAGAACTACTTCCGCGGTGACCGGAAGCGCCAAGTCGAGGAGCACACGCGAAAAATCGTCGAGGATCTGGCGATTGCTCCCGATGCGCTCGCCGAGACGGCGCTCCGCTTCGTCCTCAGCCACCCGGCCGTCTCGACCGTCATCCCCGGCATGCGCTCGGTCCGCAACGTCGAGCGCAACTGCGCCATCGGCGACGGGCGCGGGTTGCCGCAAGAGCAGCGCGAGAAACTGCGCGCCCATAGATGGCCGCGCAACTTCTATCGGGACTAA
- the ilvC gene encoding ketol-acid reductoisomerase, which translates to MRVYYDRDADLNLIKSKKVAIIGYGSQGRAHALNLKDSGAQNVAIALKSGSATAKKAEADGFKVMTVAEAAAWADLMMMATPDELQADIYKAEIAGNIRDGAAIAFAHGLNVHFGLIEPKASVDVVMIAPKGPGHTVRGEYQKGGGVPCLVAVHQNASGNALDLALSYACGVGGGRSGIIETNFKEECETDLFGEQVVLCGGLVELIRAGFETLVEAGYAPEMAYFECLHEVKLIVDLIYEGGIANMNYSISNTAEWGEYVTGPRIITDETKAEMKRVLKDIQTGKFTSEWMQEYRSGAARFKGIRRVNDAHQIEEVGAKLRGMMPWIGKNKLVDKAKN; encoded by the coding sequence ATGCGCGTCTATTACGATCGTGATGCCGATCTCAACCTCATCAAGTCGAAGAAGGTCGCCATCATCGGCTATGGTTCGCAGGGCCGCGCCCATGCGCTGAACCTCAAGGATTCCGGCGCACAGAACGTCGCCATCGCGCTGAAGTCCGGCTCGGCTACGGCGAAGAAGGCCGAAGCCGACGGCTTCAAGGTGATGACGGTTGCCGAAGCTGCCGCCTGGGCCGACCTGATGATGATGGCGACCCCGGACGAACTGCAGGCCGACATCTACAAGGCCGAGATTGCCGGCAACATCCGTGACGGCGCGGCGATCGCCTTCGCGCACGGCCTCAACGTCCATTTCGGCCTGATCGAGCCGAAGGCATCCGTCGACGTCGTCATGATCGCGCCGAAGGGTCCGGGCCACACGGTTCGCGGCGAATACCAGAAGGGCGGCGGCGTTCCGTGCCTCGTTGCCGTTCACCAGAACGCTTCCGGCAACGCCCTTGATCTTGCGCTCTCCTACGCCTGCGGCGTCGGCGGCGGCCGCTCCGGCATCATCGAAACCAACTTCAAGGAAGAGTGCGAAACCGACCTCTTCGGCGAGCAGGTCGTTCTTTGCGGTGGTCTGGTCGAGCTCATTCGCGCCGGTTTCGAGACGCTGGTCGAGGCCGGCTACGCACCGGAAATGGCCTATTTCGAGTGCCTGCACGAAGTGAAGCTGATCGTCGACCTGATCTATGAAGGCGGCATCGCCAACATGAACTACTCGATCTCCAACACGGCCGAGTGGGGCGAATACGTTACCGGCCCGCGCATCATCACGGACGAGACCAAGGCCGAGATGAAGCGCGTCCTCAAGGACATCCAGACCGGCAAGTTCACCTCGGAATGGATGCAGGAGTATCGTTCGGGTGCGGCCCGCTTCAAGGGTATCCGCCGCGTCAACGACGCCCATCAGATCGAGGAAGTCGGCGCCAAGCTGCGTGGCATGATGCCCTGGATCGGCAAGAACAAGCTGGTCGACAAGGCGAAGAACTGA